Genomic window (Mycoplasmopsis citelli):
GATCAAGCACCTCAACTTTATAAAAATAAGTATTTAAGTAGTATCTTTTCTCCAAGCGAATTATGAACTTATGCTAATAGTTATGAGGATAAATTCAATTTACTAAACGATGCTAATATTTTATATTCAACTGATGGAAATTTTAAAATTGGACCTGCTAATATTAAATATATTTACTCATTAACTGAATCGGTTGCTCGTGAATATACAAAATATGCATTTGAGAATTATTATCAACTCAATAGTGGGCTTTCAAGAAGTTCCGAAGAAAATAAAAACTATTTTTTTAGTTGATTCGGAAGCACTATTGGTACAAATGATCGAGTAGCATTACTTACTTATGGTGCAGGGAATGACTGACTTAGAACTTATTTAACTCCTTCAACAGTAGCTTATACAAATAAAGGGTTTAATCAAGATGATTATTTAGCCTTTCCAAATACTGTTTTTCCTTTTAATTACAAAGGAAGACTTACTGATAATAATCAAGATTATGATTCATCAAGACTTTATACTTTAAAAGAAGAATTTAAAAACAATCGTTCAAAACCTTTTTATAAGCTTTTCCTAGATACAATGGGATATGGAAAAGCAATTGCTCAAATTTTTCCTAAAACCATTTGAAAATGAGAAGATAAAATTACTGATACTCACAAATTACACGAAAAATTGTGAACTGATAGTGTTGCACGAAATTTTGTCAAATTTAGCGGATATTTAAAAGATAAGCAAGAAAGTGGTTTTGCAATTGTTTCAAGCAATGGAAATATTACTAGCACAAAATTTCAGTATCAAGATACTTTTAATTTCTTTGGTAAAAGTGCATTTGATCAAGGTGCATCAATTTTAGATCCTGATGAAAGAGAAGAACAATTACAAACTAGATTATACCCAGATGCTGATGAAGTCTATTATCCATATACTACTGATAATTATGTTAATTTAAAGGAAAATGATAAAATTTATTTCTGAAAAGATCTTAATAATGATGGGAAAGCTCAACGTAATGAAATTGATTTTAAGAAAGCTATTTCAATTCCTAAATTTAGAAGAGTTACTAACAATCAAGGAAGTGATGGAGCTTCAAATAAAGATATTTATTTAGAAAATGAAAACGGAACTATAACAGCAAAAATAATTTAAATTAGACATTCAAAAAAGGCAAAAAATTGTCTTTTTTAATCTAATTTATTTTTTAATTCTTTTTAAAACAAACAAATATGCACGTTTTATGCGAGAAGCAGTATATCTTCTGCTTACACAATTTTCAATAAAGGTATCATAATCAGGTGAATTAATTTGTTTTTTAAAAAGATTTTCCATTCCTTCGGAAATCATTTTATAACCCGCAAGAGTTTGTGCAGGTGTATTTTTAATAATGCGTTGAAATTTTGGATATGTTTGCTGAATTTGTCTATTAGAAATATCTTTTAATTTAACTGGAGTAAATGGAGAAATATCTTCATTTTTTGCAACCATTTGACGAATTTTACTTGCACTAGCAAAATTATTTGTGGTTTGTTCACTATGAAAATCAATGGTTCGTTTAATAGCTATTGGAGTAATTGGTAAATTTTCATTAACAATGGTTTTAACATATTCAATTCCTAAAATATCATTTGGCATAGAAATATTACTTCCAGTTAGATCTTGAAGTGCTAAATTTGTGGCTCGTGGAAAACTCAAACCTTTTTGCTTGAGATATTTTTTTACTAATTGGTCATACTCAGGCTTGTTATTTTTTAAAATATTAGCAATTTTTAACAAATTCTTTGCATCTCCACTTTCACTACCAAAAACTAGATAATTTATTCCTTTTTTAGCTAATTTTAAAACACTTTCACGAGCAAAAATATGGGCAGCTTGTGCGGAAATGTTTATTTTTAGCTTTATAAATTTATTTACTCCATATTTTTTTGCAATTTTTTTTCTTTTATATCAAGACATGCAAATATAATCACCTCTTTGCGAATATTTATGTGACATTGCTACAAAAATTTTGCAATTAGGAAACATTTGTTTAATAAGTTGCAATTGATAAATATGACCATTGTGAAATGGATTATATTCAGCAACAATTCCAATTTTAACGTATTTCATTATAAAAATTGTATATAAAAAAATTAGCTTAGCTAATTTTTTACATACGAATATTACCTGAAGTTCTTGGATAAGGAATCACATCTCTAATATTTTCAACCCCAGTTATATACATAACAAGACGTTCAAAACCAATTCCAAATCCGGCAGAACCAACATTCCCAAATCTTCTAAGATCTAAATATCATTGTAAATCTTCTTTATTAATCCCAAGTTCGTTTATTCGGGTAGTAAGTTTATTAATATCGTTTTCTCTTTGACTTCCACCTACAAGTTCTCCAACACCTGGAACTAGTAAATCAAATGAAGCAACTGTTTTACCATCATCATTTTGTTTCATGTAAAAAGCTTTAAAATCTTTAGGAAAATTAACTACAGCAATAGGAGCTTTGTAAATTACTTCAGTTAGATATTTTTCGTGTTCAGTAGCCAAATCAAGACCAAATTTAATATCTTGATTTTCAAAAAGGTGCTTAACTTGTGCTAATTGGTCAATTGCATCATTATATTCAACAATTTTTAATGGTGTATTAAGAAATTCCTCGATTCGATTAATTAAACTATTATCTAAGTTATCATTTAAATACTGAATTTCGTCTTTATTTTTAAATAAAGTATTACGAATAACTACTTTAAGTAAATCATCTGCAAGAGCAATATCATCATAAAGATCATAAAAAGCCACTTCAGGTTCAATCATTCAAAATTCAGCTAAATGACGTTTAGTATTTGATTTTTCTGCACGAAAAGTTGGAGCAAAAGTATAAATTTTTTGCAATCCAAGTGCAGCAGATTCACCATGAAGTTGTCCAGTTACCCCCAAGGTTGCTTTTTTATCTTTTCCAAAAAATGGCTCTTTATCACCATCATTAACGTTGAAGGTTTCTCCGGCTCCTTCTCCATCGTTGCTAGTAATAATTGGCGAATTCATGTAATAAAAATCTCTTTGCATAAAGTAGCGGTGTACTTCATGGGCTAAAGTTGAACGAACAAGCATAATTGCTCTAAGTAAATTAGTACGGTGTCTTAAGTGTGGAAGTTCTCTTAAAGTTTCAAGTTTAATTTCTTGGTTTTGAATTGGATAATCTTCATCAGCAACTGAATATTTAATTATTTTAGTTGCTTCAAGCTCAATTGGTTGTTGAGCTTGTGGGGTTTCTTTTAAAATTCCTTCAACAACTATTCCTGAACCATTTTTAAGCTTATCAAGTAATTCAAAGTCAAAACTTTGATCTTTAAATACTACTTGAAGTGATTTAATAGTTGACCCATCATTTATTGAAATAAATCTCACTTTTTTATTTCCACGGTTTGAAACAACCCACCCTTGTAATTGATAAGTTCTATTATTAAAATATTTAGGTCTTTGTAATATTTTTTTAACTGAAAACATTTTCTTCCTTTTAATTTTTTATAATTCTAAAATTATATAGATTTTTAAGGGTTTTTTACTAAAACAACAAAGTCTCCAATAACTTCAAAGCCAATTTTTTCATACAATTTACCTGCATGGATGTTATTTCAAAACAAAATTGGGGTTTTGTTTGAATTTAAAATATTATTGCATAAATTTAAGAGACAATCAAAAGCATAACCCTTTTGACGTTCATCAATATTAGTAAAAACCCTTCCTATCATTACTGCTTGTTTAGTTACTGCTGAAGAAGCTGCATGTGCAAGAATTTGATGAGAATTTCTAATAACATATCCAAAATATGATCCGCTGTTAAAAGCACTTTGCAAATATTTTGGATCATTTAATTTTTCTCCAAGTCCTTCAAATTCAGCAATTTGTTTGCTAGCTTTAATAATTAAAGGAATATCTTCAAGCTTGATTTTTTTAGATTTTAAGTTTGCTTGTGAATAAATTTGTTTAAACTTTTGTTTATTTATTTTCATAAAAGTTTCTTGATAAAGTGAATAATTAAATCCAAATTTTTGGAGTAAATTCAAAAGTTTTTGATATTTTATTCCAACTAGTAAAATATTTAAAACATTATGATTTTTGACAATTTCAATAAAAGATTGCTCATCAAAATGCTCATCTTTTAAATAAATAACTAAATTTCCAAAAAAATATAAAATAACATCTTTCAAAGGGCCTTCATTTACATAAGTAAAAACATCATTATCAGCAAAAAGACCAAAGTTTTCAATATCAGAAATTAAAAAAGTATTTAAAAATGGTTCATTTTGATATAAAAAATCTAAAATTTGGTCTTTTTGAATTTTTTGAGCAGGAATAAATTTTCGCATGTTCTAATTATATTTATTTTCAAATCTTTTAAAAACCAAATAAAACTGGAAAAAATGTGGAAAAATATCCATTTTTTGCTTCGAAAACTGCGAAAACTTTATAATTATTATGAGATCCATCAGTTGATCTCCTCTTTCTTTTAGAAAGAGTATACTCGCTTAATATTTTCTAACATACTTATTTTATTATTTACTTAGAGTTTCTATCTGGAACCATCGATATTTATAGATTTTAATACATAAGACTTTCATCTCTCTCGTTTTTTTCTTCTTATATAATATTATCTATACTTTTTTATATGTTTTGGAAAATGCACTTTAGTGCATTTTCTTTTATTTATTTTAAAAAATAAAAAACACCAGATAAGGTGTTTTAAGGACACAATATGATTTGGAGCGAGTGAAGGGAATCGAACCCTCACAGTCAGCTTGGAAGGCTGAAGTTCTACCATTAAACTACACTCGCATTATTTTGTTGCCTTATAATTATAATACAAAAACAAAAAATACAAATATTTTTCAGAATTTTTTGTTTTTATCTTCAATTTAAGCAAATAAGTAATATTAAACTATAATTAAAATATGAGTCTTTTTAAATTACATTCAAATTATCAACCAAGTGGAGATCAACCAAAAGCAATTGCAGAAATAACTCAAGGAATAAAAAATGGAGTTAAGGAGCAAGTTCTTTTAGGAGTAACTGGATCAGGAAAAACTTTTACAATTGCTAATGTAATTAAAGATTTTGATAAACCAGTAATTATTTTAACTCATACTAAAACACTAGCTTCGCAACTTTACAGTGAATTAAAAGCTTTTTTTCCTGAAAATGCTGTTGAATATTTTATTTCTTATTTTGATTATTATCGACCAGAAGCTTATTTAGCACAAACTGATACATACATTGAAAAAGACTCCCAAACTAATGAGCAAATTGAAATTTTACGTCTTAGCACTATTAATTCACTTTTAACTCGTCGAGATACAATTGTAGTAGCTTCTGTTAGTGCTATTTATGGAGCATTAAATCCCGAAATATATAAAGACTCTTTTTACAGATTTTATGCAGGCTTAAGTATTTCGGTAAAAGAATTTATTTCCCATTTAGTTCAAATTAAATATGAACGCAATGATATAGATCAAACACCAGGCAAATTTACTGTCAAAGGGGATGTAGTATTTGTGCGCCCAGCTGATTCAGAGGATAGTTGCGTTCGGATTTCGTTTTTTGGGGATGAAATTGAAGAAATTGCATTAGTAGATCCGCTGACAAAAAATGTTCTTAAAAAAGTTGCAATTTATACACTTTCTCCTGGGAATGCTTACGCAACTGATAATTCAGTTTATGACCAAATTATCCCTTTAATTGAACAGGAATTATCACAACAAATTAATTATTTTACTCAAGAAGGTAAAATTTTAGAAGCTACCCGCTTAAATCAAAGAGTTAAAAATGATATTGATGATATGAAAGAATTTGGGATGTGTAAGGGAATTGAAAATTATTCGATGTATCTTGACCGAAGAACCTTTGGAGAACGTCCATACACAATTTTAGATTACTTTCCAAAAGATTCATTGATGTTTATTGATGAATCACATATGTTTGTGCCACAATTGCATGGAATGTATGCCGGAGATCGCTCTCGAAAAGAAAATTTAGTTAATTATGGGTTTAGATTACCTAGTGCACTTGAAAATCGTCCATTAAGATTTGAAGAATGAGAAAATGTCTTTGATTTTAATAAAGTTTTTATTTCAGCAACTCCAGGGGATTATGAGCTTGAACGTACTCAAGGAGTGGTTACTCGTTTATATGTGCGTCCAACTGGATTATTAGATCCAGAGATTATTATTAAACCAACCAAAAATCAAATCGAAGATATTTATAATACCATTATTAAGCAACGCGAAAGTGGAGATAAAACTATTATTTTAACCACTACTAAGGAACTTTCTGAAGAGTTAGCAGTGTATTTATCCGAACGGGGAATTAAAGCTGCATATATTCACAGTGAATATAATACTTTTGAACGAAATGAAATTTTGCGAAAACTGCGTTCAGGAATTTTTGAAACAATTATTGGAATTAACTTGCTAAGAGAGGGAATTGATCTACCAGAAGTATCTAAAGTGATTGTTTTAGATGCTGATAAAGAAAGTTTTATGCGAAATTATCGTTCACTTATTCAAATTACTGGTCGTGCAGCTCGTAATCACAAAGGTCAAGCAATTTTTTATGCAGATAAAATCTCAAAAAGTATGCAAATTTGCATTGATGATAATAAAGAAAAACGCCAAATGCAAATTGCTTATAATCAAGCTCACAATATCGTTCCTCAAACAATTATTAAACCAATTCCTGAACCTATTCATGGTCATTCAATTATGAATGCTGTTGAAGCATTAATGAAAAAAACCAAAAATAAAAAAGGTTCTGAAAAAATTGCTAAAAAAGATAAAGATGAAATTATCAAAGAACTTAAAAAACAAATGAATGAAGCTGCTAAACTTCTTGATTATGAACGAGCAAGGGAACTTA
Coding sequences:
- a CDS encoding MYPU_1760 family metalloprotease gives rise to the protein MKKALFKKILLTIPLTLSVVATSASCSFFEDLKTKKTPPTVETRNNFAAVNLSDLKLLTKYVDFNDKDTSPHRIVPITEEETFLVNQDNLTDQEKEKILKELNSTVEDFQKVEEKEDTDKRFYLQFVEPYTGVAFKEYSYATDENGVHRYMLGKNALVKFAQEFKRKVPFGPEVHQLQGININDFTVIPASANGVYVTQNKNIYLNGYLLLEKGIGLYAIMSALMGTLFHEYIHHWANSYAQVGLLIDKYGNSKDRYNNARIIYHGASEENHGSEVQLWNGYFTEEFKNLLNWNVNLKADLSGNRSYDQAPQLYKNKYLSSIFSPSELWTYANSYEDKFNLLNDANILYSTDGNFKIGPANIKYIYSLTESVAREYTKYAFENYYQLNSGLSRSSEENKNYFFSWFGSTIGTNDRVALLTYGAGNDWLRTYLTPSTVAYTNKGFNQDDYLAFPNTVFPFNYKGRLTDNNQDYDSSRLYTLKEEFKNNRSKPFYKLFLDTMGYGKAIAQIFPKTIWKWEDKITDTHKLHEKLWTDSVARNFVKFSGYLKDKQESGFAIVSSNGNITSTKFQYQDTFNFFGKSAFDQGASILDPDEREEQLQTRLYPDADEVYYPYTTDNYVNLKENDKIYFWKDLNNDGKAQRNEIDFKKAISIPKFRRVTNNQGSDGASNKDIYLENENGTITAKII
- a CDS encoding nucleotidyltransferase, encoding MFIMKYVKIGIVAEYNPFHNGHIYQLQLIKQMFPNCKIFVAMSHKYSQRGDYICMSWYKRKKIAKKYGVNKFIKLKINISAQAAHIFARESVLKLAKKGINYLVFGSESGDAKNLLKIANILKNNKPEYDQLVKKYLKQKGLSFPRATNLALQDLTGSNISMPNDILGIEYVKTIVNENLPITPIAIKRTIDFHSEQTTNNFASASKIRQMVAKNEDISPFTPVKLKDISNRQIQQTYPKFQRIIKNTPAQTLAGYKMISEGMENLFKKQINSPDYDTFIENCVSRRYTASRIKRAYLFVLKRIKK
- the asnS gene encoding asparagine--tRNA ligase, translated to MFSVKKILQRPKYFNNRTYQLQGWVVSNRGNKKVRFISINDGSTIKSLQVVFKDQSFDFELLDKLKNGSGIVVEGILKETPQAQQPIELEATKIIKYSVADEDYPIQNQEIKLETLRELPHLRHRTNLLRAIMLVRSTLAHEVHRYFMQRDFYYMNSPIITSNDGEGAGETFNVNDGDKEPFFGKDKKATLGVTGQLHGESAALGLQKIYTFAPTFRAEKSNTKRHLAEFWMIEPEVAFYDLYDDIALADDLLKVVIRNTLFKNKDEIQYLNDNLDNSLINRIEEFLNTPLKIVEYNDAIDQLAQVKHLFENQDIKFGLDLATEHEKYLTEVIYKAPIAVVNFPKDFKAFYMKQNDDGKTVASFDLLVPGVGELVGGSQRENDINKLTTRINELGINKEDLQWYLDLRRFGNVGSAGFGIGFERLVMYITGVENIRDVIPYPRTSGNIRM
- a CDS encoding GNAT family N-acetyltransferase, which gives rise to MRKFIPAQKIQKDQILDFLYQNEPFLNTFLISDIENFGLFADNDVFTYVNEGPLKDVILYFFGNLVIYLKDEHFDEQSFIEIVKNHNVLNILLVGIKYQKLLNLLQKFGFNYSLYQETFMKINKQKFKQIYSQANLKSKKIKLEDIPLIIKASKQIAEFEGLGEKLNDPKYLQSAFNSGSYFGYVIRNSHQILAHAASSAVTKQAVMIGRVFTNIDERQKGYAFDCLLNLCNNILNSNKTPILFWNNIHAGKLYEKIGFEVIGDFVVLVKNP
- the uvrB gene encoding excinuclease ABC subunit UvrB, whose product is MSLFKLHSNYQPSGDQPKAIAEITQGIKNGVKEQVLLGVTGSGKTFTIANVIKDFDKPVIILTHTKTLASQLYSELKAFFPENAVEYFISYFDYYRPEAYLAQTDTYIEKDSQTNEQIEILRLSTINSLLTRRDTIVVASVSAIYGALNPEIYKDSFYRFYAGLSISVKEFISHLVQIKYERNDIDQTPGKFTVKGDVVFVRPADSEDSCVRISFFGDEIEEIALVDPLTKNVLKKVAIYTLSPGNAYATDNSVYDQIIPLIEQELSQQINYFTQEGKILEATRLNQRVKNDIDDMKEFGMCKGIENYSMYLDRRTFGERPYTILDYFPKDSLMFIDESHMFVPQLHGMYAGDRSRKENLVNYGFRLPSALENRPLRFEEWENVFDFNKVFISATPGDYELERTQGVVTRLYVRPTGLLDPEIIIKPTKNQIEDIYNTIIKQRESGDKTIILTTTKELSEELAVYLSERGIKAAYIHSEYNTFERNEILRKLRSGIFETIIGINLLREGIDLPEVSKVIVLDADKESFMRNYRSLIQITGRAARNHKGQAIFYADKISKSMQICIDDNKEKRQMQIAYNQAHNIVPQTIIKPIPEPIHGHSIMNAVEALMKKTKNKKGSEKIAKKDKDEIIKELKKQMNEAAKLLDYERARELRDIIFELQIEKS